From the genome of Sphingobacterium sp. UGAL515B_05:
GTTTCCGTTTTGGTTACGCCAGCTTTGAACCTCGGTTTGAAGCCTGTAGGTTTTGGAGCGGAGTTTGTTGTCTCGTCCGTCGTTTCTTCGGATGCAGATGTGCTTGCGGCTGCGTCAGGAGCTTTTGTTACTCCAGCTTTGAACCTTGGTTTGAAGCCTGTAGGTTTTGGAGCGGCTGTTATTGCCTCGTCGGTTTTTTCTTTTGGTACAGATGTGCTTGCCGCTGCGTCAGGAGCTTTGGTGATTCCAGCTTTGAACCTCGGTTTGAAGCCTGTAGGTTTTGGAGCGGCTGTTATTGCCTCGTCGGTTTTTTCTTTTGGTACAGATGTGCTTGCCGCTGCGTCAGGAGCTTTGGTGATTCCAGCTTTGAACCTCGGTTTGAAGCCTGTCGGTATTGAATCAGGGGTGGATTCAGCTGAATCAGTTATTTCCTTTTTGGTTATTGCCTCGACTTCATCTTCTACGACTGTAGGCGGAGCCTTGAATCGCGGTTTAAAGCCTGCTGGTTTTGCCGTATGAATACTGGAGGTCTCGGATGCTGTATCAGTGATAACCTGCTTTACAATAGGTTTTGCAATGACAGTTTCCTCCTCTGCTAGATGGAAACTTTTTCGGAGCTTGTTGAACCAAAACTTTTTGCTGTGGTCAAAACTCTTTTCTCCCATAGCAGAATAATGTGCTTTGAACTCTTCAAATAAAGGTCCATCTGCAGCTTGTAAAGCTTTTAAATCAATTTTCTTTTTTATGAAAAATTCTTCAAAAGTCATCCTGTTATGAGTTTAATATAGTCTATTACAAATGTAGTAATTTTTCTGACGCAGCTGGGAGGCCTAAAATAAAAAAGAGCGACTAGCGCTCTTTTTTATTGTTTTATAGGTTCAATAGCTTAAACCATGTTATGGTAAACTGCTTGAACATCGTCATCTTCTTCGATTTTATCGATCATCTTCAACACATCAGCAGCTTGTTCTTCCGTAATATCTGAATGCGATAAAGCAATACGTTCCAATTTCGCAGATGTTACTTCAATTCCCTTTTCTTCAAGTAATTTTTGCATATTACCAAAGTCTTCGAAGGAAGTTTGAACGACAGCAATATCATTGCCTTCTTCATCAGCTTCTACGTACAATTCTTCTAAGCCTCCATCGATCAACTCTAATTCAAGCTCTTCTAGGTCCAGTTCGTCTGTTGCAGCAAAACGGAAAATGGATTTACGATTGAAAATAAAATCCAATGATCCTGTTTTTCCCAATGAACCACCTGCTTTTGTAAAATAGCTACGGATGTTTCCTACGGTGCGGTTGGTGTTATCTGTTGCAGTTTCAATTAAAACAGGTACACCATGCGGGCCATAGCCTTCGTATACATACTCTTCGTAACCTTTTGAATCTTTTTCTGAAGCACGTTTGATTGCGGCTTCGATACGATCCTTGGGCATATTTACTGCCTTGGCATTGTGTATTGCTGTACGAAGTCTCGAGTTGGTTTCAGGGTGAGGGCCGCTTTCTTTAACCGCCATGGCGATTTCTTTACCTAAACGTGTAAATTGAACGGCCATTTTGGCCCAGCGTTTGAATTTCCGCTCTTTTCTGAATTCGAAAGCTCTTCCCATTGTTATATTTTGTTTTTAAGATTTTCAATCATGTCGACTGTCATCTTCTGGATGTCAAATTCCGGCGTCCAGTTCCAGTCTTTTCTTGCATAAGAATCGTCTAGACTAGCAGGCCATGAATCGGCAATCTGTTGTCTTGGATCGTTCTCGATGTAAGAGATTGCAAAATTAGGAAGAATTTTTTTAATTTCTTGTGCAAGTTCTTTTGGCGTAAAAGTAATACCACCAAGATTATAACTGTGACGAATGCTTAGACTTTCTTTCGGTGCGTCCATTAATTCGAGTGTACCACGGATGGCATCCTCCATATATAACATGGGTAATGCTGTGTTTTCAGATAAGAAACAGGCATAAGTCCCGGTTTTCAATGCTTCATAAAAAATATCTACAGCATAATCTGTCGTTCCACCTCCTGGTTCAGTTTTCCAGGAAATGATGCCCGGATAACGGACACTGCGAATATCCAGGCCACGGTGTTCTTGATACCATTCGATGAGGCGCTCACCTGCAAGTTTGCTGATGCCATAAATCGTGTTGGGATCCATGACGCAATATTGTTCGGTATTTGTTTTCGGAGAATGCGGTCCAAAAACAGCGATTGAGCTTGGCCAGAATATCTTGGAGACTTTATAGTTCACGGCTAGATCAAGAACATTCAATAGACCATTCATATTCAATTCCCAAGCCTTTTCAGGGTATTTCTCACCTGTAGCCGAAAGCATGGCAGCTAATAGATATACTTGAGTAGGTTTGTATTTTTGAAATAATGTCTCGAGTCCGTTTTTGTCAAGAACATTAGCGATTTCGAAATTTTCGTCAGGGCTTTTAATCTGTGGTTCTCTAATGTCAGTGGTTACAACATTGTCTGCACCAAATTTTTTGCGCAAGGCGATAGCTAATTCTGTGCCGATCTGGCCATTTGCACCAATGATAATAATGCTTTCTTTCATTTGTAAGTTTTATTTTATGAAGCTTCCGCTTTCACTATAATGAGTGTCCATGCTCAAGAATATAAATGAATCGCTTCGCTCGTTTCTTCCTATCGATATAATAGGATCTAGCCTGACATAATTTACGTTTCATCATGTAATGAAAAATGAAATTTCAACCATGGCGGTTTATGATGCAAATATAAAGGCTTTTCAGTATCTATCAACTTTGATGGCTTTAGGGGGGAAGGGAAAAAATGCTAATTTATAGACTCTCTTGGCTGTTT
Proteins encoded in this window:
- a CDS encoding YebC/PmpR family DNA-binding transcriptional regulator is translated as MGRAFEFRKERKFKRWAKMAVQFTRLGKEIAMAVKESGPHPETNSRLRTAIHNAKAVNMPKDRIEAAIKRASEKDSKGYEEYVYEGYGPHGVPVLIETATDNTNRTVGNIRSYFTKAGGSLGKTGSLDFIFNRKSIFRFAATDELDLEELELELIDGGLEELYVEADEEGNDIAVVQTSFEDFGNMQKLLEEKGIEVTSAKLERIALSHSDITEEQAADVLKMIDKIEEDDDVQAVYHNMV
- a CDS encoding NAD-dependent epimerase/dehydratase family protein; protein product: MKESIIIIGANGQIGTELAIALRKKFGADNVVTTDIREPQIKSPDENFEIANVLDKNGLETLFQKYKPTQVYLLAAMLSATGEKYPEKAWELNMNGLLNVLDLAVNYKVSKIFWPSSIAVFGPHSPKTNTEQYCVMDPNTIYGISKLAGERLIEWYQEHRGLDIRSVRYPGIISWKTEPGGGTTDYAVDIFYEALKTGTYACFLSENTALPMLYMEDAIRGTLELMDAPKESLSIRHSYNLGGITFTPKELAQEIKKILPNFAISYIENDPRQQIADSWPASLDDSYARKDWNWTPEFDIQKMTVDMIENLKNKI